One Paroedura picta isolate Pp20150507F chromosome 3, Ppicta_v3.0, whole genome shotgun sequence genomic window carries:
- the ARL10 gene encoding ADP-ribosylation factor-like protein 10 has translation MAPPGALKHLSLALGAAVAALGSLLFIALKLYFRDVNDSSVGWRGRWERQLALELGRKAPNGDKARSCEYQVLVLGLDGAGKSSILHYVSNTEAKKCISPTEGFNSVQLQYNGFQVDLLEVGGSQNLRSYWNQFLSKAHILVFVVDAADGPRLPAARQELHCLLAEDAQLPLIVLANKQDKKDALSVAELHRELALHALNSQREFFLLPTSATYAGLGTANSVLHLKNLLIKLLAQI, from the exons ATGGCTCCTCCCGGTGCCCTCAAGCACCTCAGCCTGGCTCTCGGGGCCGCGGTGGCCGCCTTGGGGTCGCTCCTTTTCATAGCCTTGAAACTGTACTTCCGAGACGTCAACGACAGCAGCGTCGGCTGGAGAGGGCGCTGGGAGCGGCAGCTGGCCCTGGAGCTCGGGCGCAAAGCCCCGAATGGGGACAAG GCACGTTCGTGTGAATATCAGGTTTTGGTTCTAGGCTTGGATGGTGCTGGAAAGAGCAGCATTCTCCATTATGTGTCCAATACAGAAGCCAAAAAGTGCATATCTCCTACTGAGGGTTTTAATTCTGTGCAACTTCAGTATAATGGATTCCAGGTGGACCTTCTGGAAG TTGGTGGCAGCCAGAACCTCCGTTCCTACTGGAATCAGTTCCTGAGCAAAGCACACATTTTGGTGTTTGTTGTAGATGCTGCAGATGGTCCACGCCTGCCTGCAGCCCGGCAGGAGCTGCACTGTTTACTAGCTGAGGATGCTCAGTTGCCTTTAATTGTGCTGGCCAACAAACAG GACAAGAAGGATGCACTGAGTGTAGCAGAACTACACAGAGAGTTGGCCTTGCATGCCTTGAATAGCCAGAGGGAATTCTTCCTCCTGCCTACAAGTGCTACTTATGCAGGCCTGGGCACAGCCAACAGTGTTCTCCACCTGAAGAATCTGCTGATCAAACTTCTTGCACAGATCTAA
- the KIAA1191 gene encoding putative monooxygenase p33MONOX isoform X1, producing MASRRTDVPAIEQGSEGLLGKMSQPIGMYRRAFSYDDALEDTTPMTPPPSNMCSNILWKQPVIPDRKYEALSKVEEGETNMHPSTISPSTTTETVNKVPVVKAKATHIIINSLMTKQTQESIQRFERQAGLRDAGYTPHKGLTAEETKYHRVAESLHNLKMQSGDILKEEKQASSAQSTPSSTPHSSPKRTYRTWFSQGASTSISGPDLISMDSSGGDSDKASSEKWSLFGPRALQKSSADSGGFTIQAYRGAQKPTPIELMRTQATRIAEDPATFKPPKMDIPIIEEKRRSPQSHNIRPRDMNVLTPTGF from the exons ATGGCTTCAAGAAGAACAGATGTTCCTG CTATTGAGCAAGGCTCTGAAGGACTTCTAGGAAAGATGTCCCAGCCAATTGGAATGTACCGTCGGGCATTTAGTTATGATGATGCCCTGGAGGATACAACACCAATGACCCCTCCTCCTTCAAACATGTGCTCAAATATCCTGTGGAAACAACCAGTCATCCCAGATCGAAAATATGAAGCGCTTTCTAAG GTTGAGGAAGGGGAAACTAACATGCATCCATCTACTATAAGCCCCTCAACTACCACTGAGACTGTGAACAAGGTTCCAGTGGTGAAGGCTAAGGCCACCCACATCATCATAAATTCTCTCATGACAA AACAAACTCAGGAGAGCATTCAGCGCTTTGAGcggcaggcagggctgagagatgCTGGCTACACTCCCCACAAGGGCCTCACTGCAGAGGAGACAAAATATCATCGTGTGGCTGAGTCACTCCAT AATCTAAAGATGCAAAGTGGAGATAtattaaaagaagagaaacaggCCTCTTCTGCCCAATCCACTCCAAGCAGCACTCCACATTCCTCTCCCAAGCGCACATACAG GACCTGGTTTAGTCAGGGAGCATCTACTTCCATCTCTGGTCCAGATCTGATCTCCATGGATTCTAGCGGTGGTGACAGTGATAAAGCCTCCTCTGAAAAATGGAGCCTCTTTGGACCTCGAGCTCTCCAGAAATCCAGTGCTGACTCAG GGGGCTTTACCATCCAGGCCTACAGGGGTGCCCAGAAGCCTACCCCAATCGAGTTAATGCGTACTCAGGCAACCAGGATAGCAGAGGACCCTGCAACATTCAAGCCCCCCAAGATGGACATTCCAATTATTGAAGAAAAGAGGCGTTCTCCACAGTCTCATAACATCAGACCACGCGACATGAATGTGCTTACTCCTACTGGCTTCTAG
- the KIAA1191 gene encoding putative monooxygenase p33MONOX isoform X2 — MASRRTDVPAIEQGSEGLLGKMSQPIGMYRRAFSYDDALEDTTPMTPPPSNMCSNILWKQPVIPDRKYEALSKVEEGETNMHPSTISPSTTTETVNKVPVVKAKATHIIINSLMTKQTQESIQRFERQAGLRDAGYTPHKGLTAEETKYHRVAESLHVRTWFSQGASTSISGPDLISMDSSGGDSDKASSEKWSLFGPRALQKSSADSGGFTIQAYRGAQKPTPIELMRTQATRIAEDPATFKPPKMDIPIIEEKRRSPQSHNIRPRDMNVLTPTGF; from the exons ATGGCTTCAAGAAGAACAGATGTTCCTG CTATTGAGCAAGGCTCTGAAGGACTTCTAGGAAAGATGTCCCAGCCAATTGGAATGTACCGTCGGGCATTTAGTTATGATGATGCCCTGGAGGATACAACACCAATGACCCCTCCTCCTTCAAACATGTGCTCAAATATCCTGTGGAAACAACCAGTCATCCCAGATCGAAAATATGAAGCGCTTTCTAAG GTTGAGGAAGGGGAAACTAACATGCATCCATCTACTATAAGCCCCTCAACTACCACTGAGACTGTGAACAAGGTTCCAGTGGTGAAGGCTAAGGCCACCCACATCATCATAAATTCTCTCATGACAA AACAAACTCAGGAGAGCATTCAGCGCTTTGAGcggcaggcagggctgagagatgCTGGCTACACTCCCCACAAGGGCCTCACTGCAGAGGAGACAAAATATCATCGTGTGGCTGAGTCACTCCATGTAAG GACCTGGTTTAGTCAGGGAGCATCTACTTCCATCTCTGGTCCAGATCTGATCTCCATGGATTCTAGCGGTGGTGACAGTGATAAAGCCTCCTCTGAAAAATGGAGCCTCTTTGGACCTCGAGCTCTCCAGAAATCCAGTGCTGACTCAG GGGGCTTTACCATCCAGGCCTACAGGGGTGCCCAGAAGCCTACCCCAATCGAGTTAATGCGTACTCAGGCAACCAGGATAGCAGAGGACCCTGCAACATTCAAGCCCCCCAAGATGGACATTCCAATTATTGAAGAAAAGAGGCGTTCTCCACAGTCTCATAACATCAGACCACGCGACATGAATGTGCTTACTCCTACTGGCTTCTAG